In the Girardinichthys multiradiatus isolate DD_20200921_A chromosome 4, DD_fGirMul_XY1, whole genome shotgun sequence genome, one interval contains:
- the slc38a8b gene encoding putative sodium-coupled neutral amino acid transporter 8, translating to MEELARESISLLARSASHADPPRLGSFGAVFIMLKSALGAGLLNFPWAFEKAGGVNTAITVEMVSLVFLISGLVILGYASSVSRQKTYQDVVREVCGHAVGQLCEVCFCFNLFMISVAFLVVVQDQLEKLCISLYETVTGSSEAEMPYHWYTDQRFGLFVMCFFIILPLSIPKEIGIQKYTSVLGTLAATYLCVAVIVKYYLTDSHTIITPEQSQGVGSWASMLSVVPTICFGFQCHEACIAIYSSMENQKLLHWVVISVLSMFFCLLIYTLTGVYGFLTFGQDVASDILMSYPGNDVVMIISRLLFGISIITIYPIILLLGRSVILNLVLQVQRNRRGVVTHSFESRCRVVLTVAWIFFTLLIAMFVPDMADVISVIGGISAFFIFIFPGLCLVFTMQTEDVSPRVRDILTIWGVVTIVVGAFIFGQSTTIAVMEIFHKF from the exons ATGGAGGAACTGGCTCGGGAGAGCATTAGCCTGCTGGCCCGGTCTGCATCTCATGCTGATCCCCCGAGGCTCGGCTCATTTGGAGCGGTGTTCATCATGTTGAAATCTGCGCTGGGAGCTGGACTGCTCAACTTTCCCTGGGCCTTTGAGAAGGCGGGGGGTGTGAACACTGCCattactgtggaaatg GTATCACTGGTCTTCCTCATTAGTGGTCTGGTCATCCTCGGCTACGCGTCGTCTGTGAGCAGACAGAAGACGTATCAGGATGTGGTGAGAGAGGTGTGTGGACATGCCGTGGGACAGCTCTGTGAAGTCTGCTTCTGCTTCAACCTCTTCATGATCAGTGTTGCCTTCCTGGTGGTGGTGCAGGACCAACTGGAGAAAC tgTGTATTTCTTTATATGAGACGGTGACCGGATCCAGTGAGGCAGAAATGCCCTATCACTGGTACACGGACCAGCGCTTTGGCCTCTTCGTCATGTGCTTTTTCATCATCCTGCCTCTGTCCATCCCAAAAGAAATCGGCATACAGAAATACACAAG TGTATTAGGGACGCTTGCTGCTACATATCTCTGTGTCGCAGTCATTGTCAAATATTATCTAACGGACAGCCACACAATTATTACCCCAGAGCAAAGCCAAGG AGTGGGTTCCTGGGCCTCCATGCTAAGTGTGGTACCAACCATTTGCTTTGGCTTCCAG TGCCATGAAGCCTGTATAGCAATCTACAGCAGCATGGAGAACCAGAAGCTCCTCCATTGGGTGGTCATCTCTGTGCtctccatgtttttctgtttgctcaTCTACACTCTGACTG GTGTGTATGGCTTCTTGACATTTGGGCAAGATGTGGCCTCAGATATTCTTATGTCATATCCTGGGAATGACGTGGTCATGATCATCTCCAGGCTGCTTTTTGGAATATCGATAATCACGATATATCCCATTATTCTTCTGCTGGGGAG ATCTGTGATCCTGAACCTGGTGCTACAGGTTCAAAGAAATCGTCGGGGAGTCGTCACTCATTCGTTTGAGAGTCGCTGCAGGGTCGTTCTAACTGTGGCCTGGATCTTCTTCACGCTTCTGATTGCCATGTTTGTCCCAGACATGGCTGACGTTATCAGCGTTATTGGAGGAATCAGCGCCtttttcatcttcatcttcCCTG GTCTTTGCTTAGTGTTCACAATGCAAACTGAAGATGTCTCTCCAAGAGTCCG GGATATTTTAACCATCTGGGGGGTCGTAACCATCGTGGTTGGAGCTTTTATCTTTGGACAGAGCACCACCATCGCTGTGATGGAGATTTTCCACAAGTTCTAA
- the cmtr2 gene encoding cap-specific mRNA (nucleoside-2'-O-)-methyltransferase 2: MSSGNGSRRKVSKQQHYSSVVPSDPETQAEIQGLFNKVKTYRKPISEKWRLPDPNIALKHPTEEHRHLHELKASLNAVKNQLSDKNIQVWHQHTNSTNRAGKVIAAVRSAANAEICTQAWCKFYEILGTFNLLPEEALRSGELNSVHLCEAPGAFITALNHYMKTNESTRYCDWGWVANTLNPYHEANGGSTTIADDRLIANTLPWWFFGSDNTGNIMLQKHLLDLRVFVSNMHRVDLVTADGSFDCQENPDEQEALVASLHYCEVTAALLLLGPGGSFVLKMFTLYEHSSVCLLYLLNCCFHAVSIFKPATSKAGNSEVYVVCLNYESKEAMRPLLSKLIRNYGPNLADREALFPSSVIPETFLKQHDELCSYFHALQVETIGENLRLFDGMSTEQRQRLDHIRDCIVDEYLQRFQVSFLPRNRWISRNTVSPACCSVSAGRPLGQKKQTGSFNERRELQNLSWRERIGVSCHATLIQSHCTEDRGMGCVLEGPRSSCHVDSWYVIIGAALPAVRNSPFCDLGLLNHLNEALLDAAVDWTLVTPCHSCSVACTASVLSEAAGICILKGSEGNKKKKLCMVFSSRSAWAAGEGQVDDLVLTFSEEPSFPQRGCILLHDGEPLYQHQLLGCIMFSLQTLSAGDGLLLPVFSALTRVTAAVVFCLHACFRSVSYRCPPPSGGVGALLMCVGFCPEAAAPMLPVLTNVQSSIHQLMGNKQSQPGDRQVLQFVPMEELLKGGLTQFLWTMNSEITQQKLHLLMQS; the protein is encoded by the exons ATGAGCTCGGGCAATGGCTCAAGAAGGAAGGTCAGCAAGCAGCAGCACTACAGCAGCGTGGTGCCGTCTGACCCTGAAACACAGGCAGAGATTCAGGGTCTATTCAACAAAGTTAAAACTTACAGGAAGCCGATCAGTGAGAAATGGAGGCTTCCCGACCCAAATATTGCTCTCAAACACCCGACAGAGGAGCACCGACATCTGCACGAGCTAAAGGCGTCACTGAATGCAGTGAAGAACCAGCTCAGTGACAAGAACATACAAGTGTGGCATCAGCACACCAACTCCACGAACCGAGCCGGGAAAGTGATTGCTGCTGTTCGCTCTGCTGCCAACGCGGAGATCTGCACCCAGGCCTGGTGCAAGTTCTACGAGATCCTgggaacttttaaccttcttccagAGGAGGCTCTTCGGAGCGGGGAGCTGAACTCTGTCCATCTGTGTGAGGCTCCAGGAGCCTTTATAACCGCTCTGAATCACTACATGAAAACCAATGAGTCCACACGCTACTGTGACTGGGGCTGGGTCGCCAACACCCTTAACCCATACCATGAGGCCAACGGTGGGAGCACGACCATCGCTGATGACCGGTTAATCGCCAACACGCTGCCATGGTGGTTTTTCGGCTCAGACAACACGGGGAACATCATGCTTCAGAAGCACCTGCTGGACCTGCGGGTGTTTGTGTCCAACATGCACAGAGTGGATTTAGTGACGGCAGACGGAAGCTTTGACTGTCAGGAGAACCCTGACGAGCAGGAGGCGCTGGTGGCGTCGCTGCATTACTGCGAGGTCACAGCAGCACTGCTCCTTCTAGGCCCCGGTGGTTCCTTTGTACTGAAGATGTTTACCCTGTATGAACACTCCTCTGTCTGCTTACTCTACCTGCTAAACTGCTGCTTCCACGCCGTCAGCATTTTCAAACCTGCCACCAGCAAAGCAGGAAACTCCGAGGTTTATGTGGTGTGTCTGAACTATGAGAGTAAGGAAGCCATGAGGCCTCTGCTCTCCAAACTGATCCGTAATTATGGACCAAATCTGGCAGACAGAGAAGCTCTTTTCCCCAGCTCGGTTATCCCAGAGACGTTTCTCAAGCAGCACGATGAGTTGTGCTCCTACTTTCACGCTCTGCAGGTGGAGACCATCGGTGAGAACCTGCGACTATTTGATGGTATGAGCACAGAGCAGAGGCAGCGGCTCGACCACATCAGAGACTGTATTGTGGATGAGTACCTGCAGCGCTTTCAG GTGAGCTTTCTTCCCAGAAACCGGTGGATTTCTCGGAACACGGTGAGCCCTGCCTGCTGCAGTGTTTCTGCAGGTCGACCTTTGGGCCAGAAGAAGCAAACGGGCTCATTCAATGAGCGGAGAGAGCTGCAGAACCTGAGCTGGAGGGAAAGAATTGGGGTGAGCTGCCATGCTACGTTGATACAGAGTCACTGCACTGAGGACAGAGGGATGGGCTGCGTGTTAGAAGGACCCCGGTCCAGCTGCCATGTAGATTCATGGTATGTTATAATTGGAGCTGCGCTGCCTGCTGTCAGAAACTCTCCATTCTGTGACTTAGGACTGTTGAACCACCTAAACGAAGCCCTGCTGGATGCAGCGGTAGACTGGACTCTTGTGACTCCCTGTCACTCCTGCAGTGTGGCTTGCACAGCCTCCGTTTTGTCTGAAGCTGCAGGTATTTGCATTCTCAAAGGCTCTGAGGggaacaaaaagaagaaactgtGTATGGTGTTCAGCAGCCGCTCAGCATGGGCTGCCGGTGAGGGCCAAGTGGATGATTTAGTTTTAACATTCAGCGAAGAGCCTTCATTTCCTCAAAGAGGCTGCATCCTGCTGCATGATGGAGAGCCTCTGTACCAGCACCAGCTTCTAGGCTGCATCATGTTTTCCCTCCAAACCCTGAGTGCTGGGGATGGCCTGCTGCTGCCGGTGTTTTCTGCCCTCACTCGAGTCACTGCAGCCGTGGTGTTCTGCCTGCATGCCTGTTTCCGCTCCGTCTCATACAGGTGTCCACCCCCTTCGGGTGGGGTTGGGGCCTTGCTAATGTGTGTCGGTTTCTGCCCCGAAGCAGCTGCCCCAATGCTCCCGGTTCTAACTAATGTGCAGAGCAGCATCCATCAGCTGATGGGTAATAAACAATCACAGCCAGGTGACAGACAGGTACTGCAATTTGTTCCCATGGAGGAGCTGCTCAAAGGAGGACTGACACAGTTCCTCTGGACCATGAACTCTGAAATCACCCAGCAGAAGCTGCACCTCCTCATGCAATCATAG
- the LOC124866618 gene encoding LOW QUALITY PROTEIN: uncharacterized protein LOC124866618 (The sequence of the model RefSeq protein was modified relative to this genomic sequence to represent the inferred CDS: inserted 2 bases in 1 codon) gives MNRVKPPSRTCTCGNLIAGADTHSECASCLGLQHAQDALASPASCEHCARLSLKSRRRRLARQASLSEVDPMMGVANPPPPELPGTDEREPTLAGASWGDQLDAVAPLTDPEEDEAALPGFSTLANAESESEMESISLGSDDDELDCGPYAIQRAAKKLGIEWPETLTETTTSRYVGKRLPRAKSSGRQLLPVFPECLEEATRSWSNPLTVKNLALGGSALDWTGMEAGGFSHLLPVEPLLASHLHPLQKSAMTAAGPTLPFKADSFQSTLNEKSYKAVAASVKALNASSLLLAYQAELQEQMTGTPMADLWDELCVVTDLCLRLHRSAVQASGRAMALMVTQERARWLNLSSLSQREKNQLLDTPVDPKSLFGPTVAAMQKRCEEKKREGEALKLCLPRKAQPPPPPAPRVTFAQAAARPAYCIPKRQPQLQSADRGKQTELKVRVLNATFKATQTACRADVGAHRSEPIEAEEDQSHRELSGAAAVARKHTPVHKHMPVSKNTTFPLHNMFNKVVFWHASRPGAEGAATTKKHEKYVKNNTRTGHGQLHMRPQGGALAPALAQRQAGAPAPPLPQLHMRPQGGALTLPLAQLAVFSVEEADLGRAQLAVVAEQQIPQPVLRSVYTEAPLGPLANNTQLWRACGASDWVIKTVSKGYRLQFVTAPPRFKGIVQSYARGESARVLQEEIISLQHKRAVRLVPQEQSRDGFYSRYFLVPKRGRGLRPILDLRALNTYLRRYSFRMLTHAALIKFARQGDWFVSIDLKDAYFHIXPHRKYLRFAFQGEIYEYLVLPFGLSLSPRVFVKCTEAAIAPLRERGMRLATYIDDWLIAAQSLEELRTHAEMLTLNLTALGFTINWEKSILTPVQTITFIGLSLNSVEFRARLSAERVKAFQACLAFFRRGTQVKFRLCLRLLGLMASALAVITLGRLHMRPFQRWVASLSLSPTSHAQRSVLVSLICARALTPWKRPGFLNTGVTMGTILTRKVITTDASLTGWGATHEGMMVNDVWSPQTQTAHINCLELLAVMLALRHFLPFIKGHHVLARTDNTTVVAYINRQGGLRSRHLHELAYRLIIWTSSHLLSLRATHVPGVMNRGADLLSRGNPRYKEWKLHSEVMTQIWKRYGRAEVDLFASGENAQCPMFFSLTEQQAPLGLDALAHKWPPALLYAFPLLELIIPTLARVREGKHSLILIAPRWPGKHWLVEIFQMLHGEPWWLPLRRDLLMQARGEIFHPHPERMALWAWPVRG, from the exons ATGAACAGAGTCAAGCCACCATCTAGAACCTGCACATGTGGCAATCTCATAGCTGGGGCAGATACCCACTCTGAATGCGCTTCGTGTCTGGGGCTGCAACATGCCCAGGACGCGTTGGCGTCACCGGCGAGCTGCGAGCACTGTGCACGGCTCTCCCTTAAGTCTCGTCGGCGCAGGCTAGCACGCCAAGCTAGCCTGTCGGAGGTTGATCCTATGATGGGGGTAGCCAATCCCCCGCCACCGGAGCTTCCTGGTACTGATGAGAGAGAGCCCACTTTGGCTGGAGCCAGTTGGGGTGATCAGCTCGACGCTGTCGCGCCACTGACTGACCCAGAAGAAGACGAGGCCGCACTTCCAGGTTTCAGTACTCTTGCTAATGCCGAGTCCGAATCTGAAATGGAGTCCATCAGTCTCGGGTCTGACGACGACGAGCTGGACTGCGGGCCTTATGCCATCCA aagggcagcaaagaagCTGGGCATCGAGTGGCCGGAAACCCTCACCGAAACTACCACATCTCGATATGTGGGGAAGCGGCTTCCGAGAGCCAAATCTTCCGGCAGACAGCTGTTGCCGGTCTTTCCCGAGTGCCTCGAGGaagcgacccggtcctggagcaATCCTCTCACCGTCAAGAACCTCGCCCTGGGAGGGTCGGCTCTGGACTGGACGGGCATGGAGGCCGGTGGTTTTTCACATCTGCTTCCCGTAGAACCTCTGCTGGCATCTCACCTGCACCCATTGCAAAAGTCAGCCATGACAGCGGCAGGACCCACCCTTCCCTTCAAAGCTGACTCTTTTCAGTCCACTCTGAATGAGAAAAGCTACAAGGCGGTGGCTGCATCTGTTAAAGCCTTAAACGCTTCATCTCTTCTCCTCGCTTACCAAGCGGAATTACAGGAGCAGATGACTGGCACACCGATGGCCGATTTGTGGGACGAGTTATGCGTGGTGACAGACCTATGCCTGCGTCTCCACAGAAGTGCTGTCCAAGCATCCGGGAGAGCCATGGCCCTGATGGTCACTCAGGAGAGAGCTAGATGGCTGAACCTGTCTAGCCTGTCTCAGAGGGAAAAGAACCAGCTCCTCGACACCCCCGTGGACCCGAAGAGCTTATTCGGACCCACTGTGGCAGCCATGCAAAAACGCTGTGAGGAAAAGAAGAGGGAAGGTGAAGCACTAAAGCTGTGTCTGCCCAGGAAAGCGcagcctcctccccctccaGCACCCCGTGTGACGTTCGCTCAAGCGGCGGCTCGACCGGCCTACTGCATCCCCAAACGCCAGCCTCAGCTGCAGTCAGCGGACCGTGGGAAACAAACCGAGCTCAAAG TTCGAGTTCTGAACGCCACGTTCAAGGCAACTCAAACGGCCTGCAGAGCCGACGTTGGAGCTCATCGTTCAGAGCCGATCGAAGCGGAGGAGGATCAAAGCCACCGAGAGCTCAGTGGAGCCGCAGCTGTGGCCAGAAAGcacacaccagtgcacaaacacATGCCAGTGTCTAAAAACACGACCTTCCCCCTTCACAACATgttcaataaagttgttttctggcaCGCATCCAGGCCTGGAGCCGAGGGCGCagccacaacaaaaaaacatgaaaaatatgttaaaaataacacaaggacAGGACATGGCCAGCTGCACATGAGGCCACAAGGGGGAGCTCTCGCTCCAGCTTTGGCACAGCGGCAGGCTGGAGCTCCCGCTCCACCCTTGCCACAGCTGCACATGAGGCCTCAAGGGGGAGCTCTCACCCTACCTCTAGCACAGCTGGCTGTTTTTTCTGTGGAAGAAGCAGACCTGGGACGAGCGCAGCTGGCAGTTGTAGCGGAACAGCAGATCCCTCAGCCGGTGTTGCGCAGTGTTTACACGGAAGCACCTTTAGGTCCACTGGCAAACAACACTCAGCTGTGGCGAGCGTGTGGAGCATCAGATTGGGTGATAAAGACTGTATCCAAGGGATACAGGCTCCAATTTGTGACAGCCCCACCCCGTTTCAAGGGCATAGTACAGTCATACGCCCGGGGAGAGTCCGCTCGCGTCCTgcaagaggaaataatttccctgcAGCACAAAAGAGCTGTCCGGCTGGTACCGCAGGAGCAAAGCAGAGACGGGTTTTACTCCAGATACTTTCTCGTGCCGAAAAGGGGCAGGGGTCTGCGACCGATATTGGATCTGCGGGCTCTGAACACATATCTGAGACGGTATTCGTTCAGGATGCTAACACACGCAGCTCTGATAAAGTTTGCGcgtcaaggagactggtttgtCTCCATAGACTTGAAAGACGCATATTTCCATAT CCCTCACAGAAAATACCTCAGATTTGCGTTTCAGGGAGAGATATACGAGTACCTGGTACTTCCTTTTGGcctctcactgagcccacgTGTGTTCGTGAAATGCACCGAGGCAGCCATCGCGCCTCTGAGGGAAAGGGGGATGCGTCTGGCGACGTATATAGACGATTGGCTGATTGCAGCTCAGTCTTTAGAGGAGCTCAGGACGCATGCCGAGATGCTTACTTTAAATCTGACAGCCCTGGGATTCACAATAAACTGGGAAAAGAGCATTTTAACCCCAGTACAAACAATCACCTTCATTGGCCTGTCCCTGAATTCAGTCGAGTTCAGAGCGCGCCTCTCAGCGGAACGAGTAAAAGCCTTTCAGGCTTGTCTGGCATTCTTTCGCAGAGGCACACAGGTGAAATTCAGGTTATGCCTCAGACTGCTGGGTCTGATGGCGTCTGCGCTGGCGGTCATCACACTCGGCCGTCTACACATGCGCCCGTTTCAAAGGTGGGTGGCGTCACTCAGCTTGAGCCCCACAAGCCATGCTCAACGCAGCGTCCTGGTTTCTCTCATATGTGCACGCGCGCTGACCCCGTGGAAGCGTCCCGGTTTTCTCAACACCGGCGTTACCATGGGAACCATCCTGACGAGGAAGGTAATTACCACAGATGCCTCGCTGACAGGCTGGGGAGCCACTCACGAGGGGATGATGGTAAACGATGTTTGGagtccacaaacacagacagctcacaTAAATTGTCTGGAACTCCTGGCCGTGATGCTGGCACTGAGACACTTTCTGCCCTTTATCAAAGGGCACCATGTTTTGGCTAGAACGGACAACACAACAGTGGTTGCTTACATCAACAGACAGGGGGGTCTGCGCTCACGTCATTTACACGAGCTGGCATACAGACTGATAATCTGGACCAGCTCACACTTGCTGTCGCTAAGAGCGACTCACGTGCCAGGGGTAATGAACAGAGGCGCGGATCTGCTGTCAAGGGGCAATCCCCGCTACAAAGAGTGGAAACTCCACAGCGAGGTGATGACCCAGATATGGAAGAGGTACGGCCGAGCGGAGGTCGACCTCTTCGCATCAGGGGAAAATGCTCAGTGTCCgatgtttttctcactgacagAGCAACAAGCTCCGCTTGGGCTGGATGCTCTAGCGCACAAATGGCCGCCGGCCCTACTGTACGCCTTTCCCCTGCTGGAACTGATCATTCCTACTCTCGCCAGGGTGCGAGAGGGAAAACACTCACTCATTCTGATAGCTCCCCGCTGGCCAGGGAAACATTGGCTAGTGGAGATTTTTCAGATGCTACACGGCGAGCCATGGTGGCTTCCCCTCCGCAGAGATCTCCTGATGCAGGCACGCGGAGAAATATTTCATCCGCATCCAGAGCGCATGGCCCTATGGGCCTGGCCTGTGAGGGGTTAA